One Methanococcus aeolicus Nankai-3 DNA segment encodes these proteins:
- a CDS encoding tRNA uridine(34) 5-carboxymethylaminomethyl modification radical SAM/GNAT enzyme Elp3 yields MNIKNTKSKILNKNTENHNENYEKSYKEFILYIIKKLMENSKDINNLPPKKKKQKIEDIKARGLRKYKLNIGFPPNSEIIKYATEEEKKIIVPILRKKPIRTLSGVAVVAIMTSPHECPHGKCFFCPGGTDSNFGEVPQSYTGKEPATMRGIMYDFDPYIQTKERIEQLEKVGHPTDKVEIIIMGGTFPSRPPEYQDNFVKGCLDALNGTISDTLEEAQKINETAKHRCVALTVETRPDYCTEKEINQMLKLGATKVEIGVQTIYNDILNHIKRGHGVEDTIKATQLLRDSGLKISYHIMPGLPMSSKELDKKLFYEIFNNPNFKPDLIKIYPCLVIKGTELYDIYERGEFKPINDNDAIELITYAKSIMPKWVRTSRIQRDIPATVIEEGVRKSNLGELIYKNLEAQNIKCKCIRCREVGHIIYKKGIIPKLEDIKLCREDYEANGGTEIFLSYEDTKNDILIGYLRLRIPYKPFRPEIDNNTALIRQLHICGQGQKLTETEDKETTWQHKGYGKLLLKEAEKIAKEEFNKNKILINSGIGVREYYKKIGYERIGAYMGKNL; encoded by the coding sequence ATGAATATTAAAAATACAAAATCAAAGATTTTGAATAAAAATACTGAAAATCATAATGAAAACTATGAAAAAAGCTATAAAGAATTTATATTATATATAATTAAAAAACTAATGGAAAATAGCAAAGATATAAACAATTTACCTCCAAAAAAGAAAAAACAAAAGATAGAAGATATAAAAGCTCGAGGTTTAAGGAAATATAAATTAAATATAGGATTTCCTCCAAATTCAGAAATAATAAAATATGCCACGGAGGAGGAGAAAAAAATAATAGTCCCAATATTGAGAAAAAAACCTATTAGAACACTTTCGGGTGTGGCTGTTGTGGCAATTATGACCTCCCCTCATGAGTGCCCACATGGAAAATGTTTTTTCTGTCCAGGGGGAACAGACAGCAATTTTGGAGAAGTACCCCAAAGCTACACAGGAAAAGAACCAGCCACAATGCGAGGAATTATGTATGATTTTGACCCATATATTCAAACAAAGGAAAGAATAGAACAGCTTGAAAAAGTTGGACATCCAACCGATAAAGTAGAAATAATTATAATGGGGGGGACATTTCCATCTAGGCCACCAGAATATCAGGACAACTTTGTTAAAGGCTGTTTAGATGCTTTAAATGGAACAATATCCGATACACTTGAAGAAGCACAGAAGATAAACGAAACTGCAAAACATAGATGCGTGGCACTTACTGTGGAGACTAGACCTGACTACTGCACAGAAAAAGAAATAAACCAAATGCTAAAATTGGGAGCTACAAAAGTAGAAATTGGAGTTCAAACCATATACAACGACATATTAAATCATATAAAAAGAGGACATGGTGTAGAAGATACTATAAAAGCAACCCAATTATTAAGAGATAGTGGTTTAAAAATATCTTACCATATTATGCCGGGGCTTCCAATGTCTTCAAAAGAATTGGATAAAAAATTATTCTACGAAATATTTAACAATCCGAACTTTAAACCAGATTTAATAAAAATATACCCCTGTCTTGTAATAAAAGGAACTGAATTATATGACATATATGAAAGAGGAGAATTTAAACCAATAAATGATAATGATGCAATAGAATTAATTACCTACGCAAAATCAATAATGCCAAAATGGGTTAGAACCTCACGAATACAGCGAGATATACCTGCAACGGTAATTGAGGAAGGAGTTCGGAAAAGTAATTTGGGGGAGCTCATATATAAAAATTTAGAGGCTCAAAATATAAAATGTAAATGTATAAGATGTAGGGAAGTTGGACATATAATATATAAAAAAGGAATAATACCAAAATTAGAAGATATAAAACTTTGTAGGGAAGACTATGAAGCAAATGGTGGAACAGAGATATTTTTATCGTATGAAGACACCAAAAATGATATATTAATAGGCTACCTTAGATTAAGAATTCCATATAAACCATTTAGACCAGAGATAGATAACAACACGGCATTAATAAGACAGCTCCATATATGCGGACAGGGGCAAAAATTAACCGAAACAGAGGACAAAGAAACAACATGGCAACATAAAGGATATGGAAAATTATTATTAAAAGAGGCTGAAAAAATAGCAAAAGAAGAATTTAATAAAAATAAAATATTAATAAATAGCGGTATTGGAGTTAGAGAATATTATAAAAAGATAGGTTATGAAAGAATTGGGGCATATATGGGAAAAAATTTATAA
- a CDS encoding DNA-directed RNA polymerase — translation MYKLITISDTIRVPPKMFGAPLKDSIHKILMEKYEGLMDKDFGFIMSIGDIGEIGGGKVVYGDGAAYHPAIFDLLCYEPELYEIIEGEIVDVVEFGLFVRLGPLDGLIHISQIMDDFVSYDPQRGAIIGKESGKVIEKGDKVRARIVAISLREAKRRGSKIALTMRQQGLGKLEWIEEEKNKRANINNTKAIAEE, via the coding sequence TTGTATAAATTAATAACCATATCTGACACCATTAGAGTTCCACCCAAAATGTTCGGAGCTCCCTTAAAAGATAGCATACATAAAATATTAATGGAGAAATACGAAGGATTAATGGATAAAGACTTTGGTTTTATAATGTCCATAGGCGATATCGGAGAAATTGGGGGGGGCAAGGTAGTTTATGGAGACGGAGCGGCATACCACCCTGCAATCTTTGATTTATTATGTTATGAACCAGAACTATATGAAATTATAGAAGGAGAAATTGTAGATGTTGTAGAATTCGGTCTTTTCGTAAGATTGGGCCCGTTAGATGGACTTATACACATATCCCAAATTATGGATGATTTCGTATCTTATGACCCGCAAAGGGGTGCTATCATTGGAAAAGAAAGCGGAAAAGTTATTGAAAAAGGCGATAAAGTTAGGGCAAGAATCGTGGCAATTAGTTTAAGAGAAGCTAAAAGAAGAGGAAGTAAAATAGCTTTAACGATGAGACAGCAAGGACTAGGAAAATTAGAATGGATTGAAGAAGAGAAAAATAAAAGAGCTAATATCAACAATACAAAGGCTATTGCGGAAGAATAA
- the spt4 gene encoding transcription elongation factor subunit Spt4, whose product MKKSCIRCKYLTDDEKCPICGFETSDNWRGLLIILDPKESEIAKKARIDIKGKYSLSVK is encoded by the coding sequence ATGAAAAAATCTTGTATAAGATGCAAGTATTTAACAGATGATGAAAAATGCCCAATTTGTGGCTTTGAAACATCAGATAATTGGAGGGGGCTTTTAATTATATTGGACCCAAAAGAATCTGAAATAGCTAAAAAAGCAAGAATTGATATCAAAGGTAAATATTCATTAAGTGTAAAGTAA